A window of Fusarium musae strain F31 chromosome 1, whole genome shotgun sequence genomic DNA:
GATAGTACGTTGGCACGAGCCTTTGTAAGTTGATCGTAAGCCTCAAGTCAAGCCTGAGACTGTTACTGACTGAGTGAGGGTCCGGGCATGAGACTTATATGCAAAGTCGTCCCATTGATAAGGCGAGAGTGGATGCTTGAGGGCGGTTGGTAATGGGGCAAGTGGTTCAGCGGAGCTTCAGCTGCAAGGGGCCAAGAATAATCAAGACGACGGTTGTTGAGATCCACTGAAGACATGCTAATCGTGCATCAGCAAGAGATTGAGGATGTCGGTGAGAAAGAAgacagaagaaggagatgatgatgtagaatcaagaagaaagatgaggTGAGATGGCATGTGGGGTAACGGATATACAAGCATCGAAAACAGGAAACCGGATCCAGCAAGTGCCGGAGCTCGAAGCCTGAAGTCCTGTACAAAAATTGCAGAATGAAACATACTGGCTTATCAAATGTTTGGATAAGATAGAGAGGCAAGATAAAAATCATAAGATTTGCAATAACCGCGCGCAGTCGGACAGAGACGTCCCCGCATTGAGTATGTTTTGTCAGGCTCGTgtaataaaagctaagcGTCTTCTGCTAAGCACACATCAGCCTTGACTCAGCAAAGAGCTTTTTTAGAGGGGGTTAATTATGGGGCTTTTATCGATCGAGGTGGGgtattgttgaagatgaagttgattGTGTTTTGAAGAATAACTATGACGAGACATGATACGGGCTTGGAGGAATTGAGTATCAGCGGTATCATCATGGTAGGAATTAACAGTTGGGAGAGATTAACTCGGGTTGATCAGCTTCCAGATTCAACAGGAAAGATTGAGTTACGGAAGCAATTGTCTTGCATGTCACAGATGTCATGATTCTGGGACATCCCGAGCTTCACCTCCACTTTTTCTTCAGAGCTGTTCTCAGGTGTTAGTTACCGGTTCAATCTCCAATCCCACACCCACGCGTTCGTAGATTCCGGAACTGGCAGAGTTGCACCAATGATATCATGAGCGCCCGGCTCATTTCTCCTTAGGTGCATGATACGTACCTTTTTGTGGATAATATCCCAGTCACAGATGTAGAAGCTTCCAACAAGCTCTCCCTCAAGCTATAAGACGAACCCTCCCCTCTTCTGCTATTTCATTTCTTTCTGTCTTGTCATCACTCAGTACTCCTCGCATCTCTCTACGTTGTATTTTCTTAATTCTTTACTTGATACCCCCCCACAAGtcattcacaatggctcCCAAGATCGCCATCGTCTACGTATGTTTCACCCCTCCATATCTTGTCATTCCTAGCCCCGCCACCGTCATCTCTTCATGATAAACAAACTATTGTTACTCATGTGAGATGCTTGAGACTGCCATATGTGACAATAAGTGTAAATCAAGATTACACTGCTCAATGGCTTGTCTACGCTCATACAACATTCCACTCGTGACTGTATCACCACAGAACACTAACATATCTCGTAGTACTCCATGTACGGCCACATCAAGCAGCTGGCCGAAGCTGAGAAGGCCGGtattgagaaggctggcGGCTCTGCCGACCTCTTCCAGGTCCCCGAGACCCTCCCCGAGGATGTCCTCGCCAAGATGCATGCTCCTCCCAAGCCCACCGATGTCCCTACCCTCGACGACCCTTCCGTCCTTGAGGGCTACGATGCCTTCCTCCTTGGTATCCCCACCCGTTACGGAAACTTCCCCGCCCAGTGGAAGGCCTTCTGGGACAAGACTGGCAAGCAGTGGGCTTCCGGTGGTTTCTGGGGCAAGATGGCTGGTATCTTCGTCTCTACCGCCTCTCAGGGTGGTGGTCAGGAGACTACTGCTCAGAACGCTATCTCGACCCTCACTCACCACGGCATCATCTATGTCCCCTTCGGTTACGCCAAGGCTTTCGGTGTCCTGACTGATCTCTCCGAGGTTCGCGGTGGCAGTGCCTGGGGCGCCGGTACCTTCGCTGGTGGTGACGGTTCTCGCCAGCCCTCTGCCAAGGAGCTCGAGCTTGCTCAGATCCAGGGAGAGAACTTCTACCAGACTGTTGCCAAGTTCACCGGTTGACTGCATGGCAgcagccaagccaaggctgCGCCTGAGGTGGCATCGAACACCAACAAGCCTGCCGAGGCTGAAAAGGGTACCACTGCTCCCAAACAGGAGAACAAGGGACCTCAAGAGCTTaaggaggtcaaggaggGACCTTGTGGACTGCCAGCCAAGTGCGTAGTCCAATAGACGAGTTGAACGATAATGGAACGCAAATGATTAGAATCAATAACAAATACAAATAAATATTCTTATGATCATTTTGTGTAAAGAACTTGGTGTGACATCATATATGCCTCTAGAGAACCAATTAAGGAGCACGTTGAAACGGCGACGCTAATGGCAAATGAAGATTAATACCGTTTCCGTCTCATGCTTTCCTCTGTGGGTGCTATTACAATACCTGGATCataactaggtacctatttcATGAATATCACCGCTACACACAAGATGTTGCCCGGTGGTTGGATGTCCATTCCAAGGCGAGCAATCGAAGAGCGTCGAAAGAGTACGGGCAAGCGCAATAGGTCAATTTCATTTTCTATAGGTGGCTTGGTAGATGCCcaagttagttagtagacATGAAGCTGCGCCCAGCGCAAACTACCTATCTAGTCCCTGCAATGCGAGAGGATGATTCAAATCTCTAAATACTTGCTTGTTAAGgatagaaagaaaagagggtATCTTTCTTGCAGTAAAGCCTGTTTTTCATCACAATTCCTGCCTTCGTTCCCAATCATAAGACCAGATTTGTGGTCTCTCTCTCAATTCAAGATATGATTCCTGACTTTGTCCCTTACTTTTGAAAGAGATTTGTCCGCGACCCTTGTGGGTTATCCTGGAGTTCACCGTCGTATACTTTAGCTCGGTCGTCTCGAATTGGACCTGGGACTTGGATCTCTCCTCGGTAGATCTCAATGACGTTGACCAAGGGAAGGATAAGAAGCAGCATGGAGAGAAGCTGACCGAAGCTCCATACAGTCTCGCCATTGTCTTTGAGCTCGATCGACGGGTGGCCAAATGCTTGGGAAAGCAGGATAATCCGAATCGCTGCTCCAACTGCAATAGctgtcatcaacaccaacccgACAACCTGGATGATCTTATAGAATCTTTGCTGCTTGCTGTGAAGATACCAGGTCGCCAGGCCAAAGATGATGCAGTTACCAGCAATAACGACGATTGTGCCGACG
This region includes:
- the ALTA7 gene encoding Minor allergen Alt a 7 (EggNog:ENOG41~CAZy:AA6), coding for MAPKIAIVYYSMYGHIKQLAEAEKAGIEKAGGSADLFQVPETLPEDVLAKMHAPPKPTDVPTLDDPSVLEGYDAFLLGIPTRYGNFPAQWKAFWDKTGKQWASGGFWGKMAGIFVSTASQGGGQETTAQNAISTLTHHGIIYVPFGYAKAFGVLTDLSEVRGGSAWGAGTFAGGDGSRQPSAKELELAQIQGENFYQTVANQAKAAPEVASNTNKPAEAEKGTTAPKQENKGPQELKEVKEGPCGLPAKCVVQ